The following coding sequences lie in one Apium graveolens cultivar Ventura chromosome 3, ASM990537v1, whole genome shotgun sequence genomic window:
- the LOC141711071 gene encoding uncharacterized protein At4g26485-like, with translation MDFRAEKTIKHYSSNQKILLVGEGDFSFSKCLANAFGSASNITATSLDSQESLMSKYTAASANIQELKVLGCTILHGVDASVMRYDSRLNCCSFDRIVFNFPHSGIFKQKNAAVIELHKGVVRGFLRNAIEMLATNGEVHITHKTEDPYIRWNLKELGEETGFCLVEKSSFYIWEYAGYSNKRGQGSKCDQSFPVGNSATFKFVKV, from the exons ATGGATTTTCGAGCAGAGAAAACGATAAAACATTACAGCAGCAACCAAAAGATTTTGCTTGTGGGTGAGGGAGATTTCTCCTTTTCCAAGTGCTTGGCTAATGCATTTGGCTCTGCCTCTAATATTACTGCCACTTCTCTTGATTCtcaag AAAGCTTAATGTCCAAGTACACGGCTGCAAGTGCTAACATACAGGAACTTAAAGTCTTGGGCTGCACCATTCTACATGGAGTGGACGCCTCCGTTATGAGATATGATTCAAGACTCAACTGCTGCAGTTTTGACAGAATTGTTTTTAATTTTCCGCATTCTGGTATTTTTAAACAAAAAAATGCTGCTGTTATAGA GCTGCATAAAGGCGTAGTGAGGGGATTCCTAAGAAATGCGATTGAAATGCTGGCTACAAATGGAGAAGTACACATCACACACAAGACTGAAGACCCTTACATAAGGTGGAACCTTAAGGAGTTGGGTGAGGAAACAGGGTTTTGCTTGGTAGAAAAATCATCTTTCTACATATGGGAATATGCAGGCTACTCAAACAAGAGAGGGCAAGGTTCCAAATGTGATCAGAGCTTCCCTGTTGGCAATTCCGCAACttttaaatttgtaaaagtttaa